Proteins encoded by one window of Bdellovibrionales bacterium:
- a CDS encoding S8 family serine peptidase — MTRMTVRFIGSSLFIFLAACSGGGGGDSAGGGGTAPPTDSITMPTTAYQDKALSVDLSGINSLSSITLHNAPSWLTFNSTSKTLEGIPNDNVNVADLNILVTKTDGTNKTFGPYSITVIGDPLKKYQWHIKNEGQANFATNPGLPNNDVNEAQTIQDGITGNNVKVAVSDSGVEIAHEDLAANVLSGASRNYTLSAPYIGNPTPTSTTDYSVFHGTAVAGIIGAVGWNGKGGRGIAPSCQLAGFRYIGATQNTATSIDQANGSFDIFNYSYGGEPIFPKPENTTYQAQLRYGTTSQRNGKGSLYVKSAGNEFESEWEYDASGGTANCFNVGSGANGVCHYYGNSNLGSIENTSPDIVVVGALSAKGTRSSYSSPGSNIWVSAPGGEFGTDDPAIMTTDLQTCSKGRSSNLISPANSFENSASLNTNCNYTSAMNGTSSAAPATSGVIALILQANPNLTWRDVKYILAATATKTDASAIATQHPGNMNLAGYTYQQGWVQNGAGFWFHNWYGFGRVNADNAVSMAKSYPGTLNPMQITQESNGDWYYTSGTISQSIPDNSAAGTSSSINVRHNLIVESVQMKFATTHQWMTDLGVEVTSPSGTKSILLNINSGIFKNPTLTYDALLLSNAFYGEPSAGNWTLKIVDGATGGTGTLTSWQIDIIGHLDPSPSDTTPPQPVTNLTHASAYNSSSSSPIFSWADSSSGDVLRYEYSIGTSAGGTEKKGWTSVGAMTSSQAEGMSLIPGQTYFVTVRAIDTSENISPVLISTGWLYSTEAEPTLAISSPSVLKMNSSFSSDYIVAYSGASTITLVAEDVTLNQTGGVSCSKSVGGSGITTRTVTISSCTGNGTLTISIGPNTAVNGVGVQTSSLGPSSIITIDNTAPSVSGLTNDGAVTKTKFWTWSCNDSPCTYRHSIDTSAITVPSGGYSSSVTATQSTGTSTYYIHVQAKDAAGNESSVAHVSAVLDNTAPNLTGLSNDSSWAISKIWTWGCDESGCNYRFVVDTNSNTVPSDSFSSTASTSKTSATGTFYIHVQAQDPAGNTSSVAHVSANIDNTVPTQPGTITKANYSTSLTSSPTLSWVTSSDIGAGINRYEVAVGSTSGGAEALNWTSVGNVLGTTVNSLDLSNGTAYFPSIRAVDVAGNISVVRTGTSWTVDNVAPTTVSSLNDGTTTHLVDRSPLLTWSSSSDLGSGISTYQIAIGTTSGGTNVTGWTSVGNVTSHTITGLTLLPGSTYYASIRVVDSATNISSIANGDGWLVHPCSPTGSIVFLALTNTEQSFQVPSGCDEILVKSWGAGGGNGGTGSSTQGASGAGGAFASGEIPVTQNETLTIVVGEKGSDGVGVISGVGSGGGGGGGGFTAVYRSSLPLLIASGGGGGGGGARNPSYSPLPGNPGGIIAASCTSEFNCSLMLGGIGGGSGSLSAGGT; from the coding sequence ATGACAAGGATGACAGTTCGTTTCATTGGATCATCGCTTTTTATTTTTCTGGCCGCTTGCTCAGGCGGTGGCGGGGGAGATAGCGCCGGAGGTGGCGGTACTGCGCCGCCAACAGATAGTATTACTATGCCAACTACAGCTTATCAGGATAAAGCCCTTTCTGTTGATTTATCTGGAATAAATTCACTGTCCTCTATCACTCTTCATAATGCACCAAGCTGGCTGACATTCAATTCGACTTCCAAAACGTTGGAAGGAATACCTAACGACAATGTAAATGTTGCGGATTTAAATATTCTCGTCACAAAAACAGATGGCACTAACAAGACGTTCGGTCCCTACTCGATAACGGTCATCGGGGACCCGCTCAAAAAATATCAATGGCATATAAAAAATGAAGGCCAAGCCAATTTCGCAACTAACCCCGGACTGCCAAACAACGATGTCAACGAGGCGCAAACAATTCAGGATGGTATTACTGGGAACAACGTCAAGGTCGCAGTCAGTGATTCAGGAGTAGAAATCGCCCACGAGGACCTTGCAGCAAATGTGCTCTCTGGCGCATCCAGAAACTACACCCTATCCGCACCGTATATAGGCAACCCCACTCCTACGAGTACAACTGACTATTCCGTTTTTCATGGAACTGCCGTAGCGGGAATTATTGGCGCGGTTGGATGGAACGGGAAAGGTGGCCGAGGCATTGCGCCAAGCTGTCAGTTAGCTGGATTCAGATATATTGGAGCCACTCAAAATACGGCGACTTCAATTGATCAGGCCAATGGCTCATTTGATATTTTTAACTATAGTTACGGAGGCGAACCGATTTTTCCAAAGCCTGAAAATACGACCTATCAAGCACAACTACGGTATGGAACAACAAGCCAACGGAATGGAAAAGGGTCCCTCTATGTGAAGTCGGCTGGAAATGAATTTGAATCGGAGTGGGAATATGATGCCTCTGGTGGAACCGCGAATTGTTTCAATGTCGGATCGGGTGCTAACGGAGTTTGCCATTATTATGGGAACTCAAATCTCGGAAGCATTGAAAATACGAGTCCCGACATTGTTGTCGTGGGAGCGCTGAGTGCTAAGGGAACACGGTCTTCATACAGTTCCCCTGGTAGTAATATCTGGGTTTCTGCTCCTGGAGGCGAATTTGGCACTGACGATCCTGCGATCATGACAACAGACCTTCAAACTTGTAGTAAGGGACGATCATCTAATTTGATTAGCCCTGCAAATTCATTTGAAAATAGTGCCTCGCTTAATACGAATTGCAACTATACTTCCGCGATGAATGGCACATCGTCAGCAGCACCAGCTACTAGCGGAGTTATTGCACTTATTCTCCAGGCAAACCCGAATCTCACCTGGCGGGATGTAAAATATATTTTGGCTGCGACTGCTACAAAAACTGACGCATCAGCAATTGCTACTCAGCATCCTGGCAATATGAATTTGGCTGGGTATACTTATCAACAAGGTTGGGTGCAGAACGGTGCAGGCTTCTGGTTTCACAACTGGTATGGTTTTGGAAGAGTCAATGCTGACAATGCGGTCAGCATGGCAAAATCTTATCCTGGCACTCTAAATCCGATGCAAATTACACAGGAATCAAATGGGGATTGGTACTACACATCGGGTACGATCTCTCAATCGATACCCGACAACTCTGCTGCTGGAACAAGTTCATCCATCAATGTTCGCCATAATCTAATAGTTGAAAGTGTCCAAATGAAATTTGCGACCACTCATCAGTGGATGACTGATCTAGGCGTTGAAGTTACATCCCCTTCAGGAACCAAAAGTATCCTCTTAAATATTAATAGCGGAATTTTTAAAAATCCAACTCTTACATACGATGCACTTCTCTTAAGTAACGCCTTTTATGGAGAACCTTCTGCGGGAAACTGGACATTAAAAATTGTTGATGGTGCCACCGGAGGCACAGGCACTCTTACCAGTTGGCAAATTGATATAATAGGGCACTTAGATCCATCTCCGTCTGATACGACTCCCCCACAACCCGTCACAAATTTAACTCATGCGTCTGCATATAATTCAAGCTCGTCAAGTCCGATCTTTTCGTGGGCGGACAGCTCCTCAGGAGACGTATTAAGATACGAGTATTCCATAGGTACATCAGCTGGTGGAACGGAAAAAAAGGGGTGGACATCCGTTGGAGCTATGACCTCTAGTCAAGCTGAAGGAATGTCTCTTATCCCAGGACAAACATATTTCGTTACTGTTAGAGCTATTGATACTTCCGAAAATATTTCTCCTGTTTTAATTTCTACAGGCTGGTTGTACTCAACCGAAGCAGAACCAACTCTCGCAATTTCTTCTCCCTCAGTATTAAAAATGAATTCGAGTTTTTCATCAGACTATATTGTTGCGTACTCGGGAGCTTCAACTATAACTCTTGTGGCTGAAGACGTAACCCTAAATCAAACAGGTGGTGTCTCGTGTTCAAAATCAGTCGGAGGTTCTGGAATTACAACAAGAACGGTAACGATATCAAGCTGTACAGGTAATGGCACTTTAACAATATCCATAGGACCTAATACAGCAGTCAACGGAGTTGGTGTTCAAACTTCATCGTTGGGTCCCAGCTCGATTATTACAATAGATAATACAGCACCTTCGGTTTCCGGCTTGACAAATGATGGCGCTGTAACAAAAACGAAATTTTGGACATGGAGTTGTAACGATTCACCATGTACTTATCGGCATTCGATTGATACCTCAGCAATTACAGTACCAAGTGGAGGATACTCTTCATCTGTTACAGCAACACAATCAACTGGTACATCGACGTACTATATTCATGTTCAAGCAAAAGACGCTGCTGGAAATGAAAGTTCAGTCGCACACGTGTCTGCTGTTCTCGACAATACTGCTCCGAATTTAACTGGTTTAAGTAATGATTCAAGTTGGGCGATATCTAAAATTTGGACTTGGGGTTGTGATGAATCTGGTTGCAATTACCGCTTTGTTGTAGATACAAATTCTAATACGGTACCTAGCGATTCCTTTTCCTCAACTGCTTCAACAAGCAAAACAAGTGCGACTGGCACTTTTTATATTCATGTTCAGGCCCAAGACCCCGCAGGGAATACGTCCTCTGTAGCTCATGTATCGGCTAATATTGACAATACCGTACCAACTCAGCCCGGTACTATCACTAAGGCCAACTACTCCACAAGCTTAACCTCATCCCCAACATTATCATGGGTTACTTCCTCCGATATTGGAGCCGGGATTAATCGTTATGAAGTTGCAGTAGGGAGCACTTCTGGTGGCGCTGAAGCATTAAATTGGACATCTGTTGGAAATGTTTTAGGTACGACCGTCAACTCTCTCGATCTATCGAATGGGACAGCTTACTTTCCATCCATCCGCGCAGTTGATGTGGCTGGTAATATTTCGGTTGTCAGAACTGGAACGTCGTGGACGGTAGACAATGTCGCTCCCACTACGGTATCAAGTCTTAACGACGGAACTACCACCCATTTGGTAGACCGTAGTCCTTTGCTAACGTGGAGTTCGTCATCAGATTTAGGTTCGGGTATATCAACTTACCAGATTGCCATTGGGACTACTTCTGGTGGCACTAATGTAACTGGTTGGACCTCTGTTGGAAATGTAACAAGTCATACAATAACAGGTTTAACTTTGCTTCCTGGGTCTACCTATTATGCATCAATTCGTGTTGTTGATAGTGCTACCAATATTAGTTCAATTGCAAATGGAGATGGTTGGTTAGTACACCCCTGTTCCCCTACTGGATCGATAGTCTTTCTCGCTCTGACTAACACAGAACAGAGTTTTCAAGTGCCCTCAGGATGCGATGAAATACTTGTAAAATCTTGGGGTGCCGGTGGTGGAAATGGTGGAACAGGTTCGTCAACACAAGGAGCATCAGGGGCAGGAGGTGCGTTTGCATCTGGTGAAATTCCCGTAACACAAAATGAAACCCTCACAATAGTCGTTGGTGAAAAGGGATCTGACGGTGTCGGGGTCATAAGCGGTGTTGGTTCCGGTGGAGGTGGCGGTGGTGGTGGTTTTACTGCTGTTTATCGTAGTTCATTACCTTTATTAATTGCTTCTGGCGGTGGTGGAGGCGGTGGTGGAGCAAGAAACCCATCATATTCACCACTGCCCGGTAATCCAGGAGGAATCATTGCTGCAAGCTGTACATCTGAGTTTAATTGTTCACTTATGTTAGGCGGTATTGGTGGTGGTTCAGGGTCTCTTTCTGCTGGTGGTACGTAA
- the tnpB gene encoding IS66 family insertion sequence element accessory protein TnpB: protein MKSPSQFEGVFLHRDPVDLRRGIPGLSQIVESAQMGKLNGKNLFVFCGRRRHTIKILYFDRSGFCLWQKQLDVEKFPWPRKSLQEVVHISTEQLSWLLEGYDVWKMKPFSEINFERVC from the coding sequence GTGAAATCTCCCAGTCAATTTGAGGGTGTTTTTCTGCATCGAGATCCTGTCGATTTGCGCCGTGGGATTCCGGGATTGAGTCAGATTGTGGAGAGTGCCCAGATGGGAAAGTTGAACGGGAAAAATCTTTTCGTGTTCTGTGGTCGACGACGGCACACGATCAAGATTCTGTATTTTGATCGAAGTGGGTTCTGTCTATGGCAAAAGCAATTGGATGTGGAAAAGTTCCCATGGCCGAGGAAATCTTTGCAGGAAGTAGTCCACATATCCACAGAGCAATTGAGCTGGCTTCTGGAAGGTTATGATGTTTGGAAAATGAAGCCATTTTCAGAAATAAATTTTGAAAGAGTCTGTTGA
- a CDS encoding IS66 family transposase — MQPRELFSKQEELSSENEGLRARARLDEEKIKFLQSEVTWLHEQIRSLKRAQFGRKSECWVSPEQGVLYNEVELEVSKGTSEEDETQVEVTVPAHKRKRGHRRPIPENLEREVVKIELPENERFTEEGDPLKVIGWEVSEKLKYEPAKVSVLRYERAKYGVDSGDYVKTAPPVPCVIPKGIATPELLAAIITSKYCDGLPLYRIEEIMERQGVDLPRSTMARWVVQVAQALVPVWNVLSDRLITSFYVAVDETQVQVLKENGRKAEDKSWMWVRSTPYGDEKIVLFDYRISRSQEAARQLLDGITGYLQCDGLNAYDVLEKQEGVIRIGCGMHSRRKFESATVDGAKSGRSLGEAGLGYFKKLYDLEEKIGEKPPDERYRLRLEIAEPIWKEMKEWAEGHQPKVPAKSKIGGALRYFLNEYEYLTGYLKDGRLEADNGFTERAIRKYAIGRNAWLFSDTPAGAEASSIMYSFTVTAKINGVNPYAAMVRMLTELPLAKSLEDFERLAEIILSPDSRA; from the coding sequence ATGCAGCCGCGAGAGCTATTTTCAAAACAAGAAGAGTTGTCCTCAGAGAATGAAGGCCTGAGAGCGCGTGCTCGTCTTGATGAAGAGAAGATCAAGTTCCTGCAAAGTGAGGTCACTTGGTTGCATGAGCAGATCCGTTCTCTCAAACGAGCGCAGTTTGGTAGAAAGTCGGAGTGTTGGGTGTCGCCGGAGCAGGGGGTGCTCTACAACGAAGTGGAACTTGAAGTCTCCAAAGGAACATCCGAAGAGGATGAAACGCAGGTCGAGGTCACGGTTCCTGCGCATAAAAGGAAGCGAGGTCATCGTCGTCCAATCCCCGAGAATCTTGAGCGGGAAGTGGTGAAGATCGAGCTTCCAGAAAATGAGCGATTTACTGAAGAGGGAGACCCTCTCAAGGTGATTGGCTGGGAGGTTTCCGAGAAGCTCAAATATGAGCCAGCCAAAGTCAGTGTCCTCCGCTATGAGCGGGCCAAGTATGGAGTGGATAGCGGGGACTATGTGAAGACCGCTCCGCCTGTGCCTTGCGTGATCCCTAAGGGGATTGCCACTCCCGAGTTGCTTGCCGCCATTATCACCTCCAAATATTGCGATGGACTTCCGCTGTACCGGATTGAGGAGATCATGGAGCGTCAGGGAGTTGATCTTCCCCGCAGCACGATGGCCCGCTGGGTTGTGCAAGTGGCGCAGGCTCTTGTGCCTGTCTGGAATGTTCTTTCAGACCGGCTGATAACCTCTTTTTATGTGGCCGTGGATGAGACGCAAGTGCAGGTTCTCAAAGAGAATGGCAGGAAGGCCGAAGACAAATCATGGATGTGGGTGAGGAGTACGCCCTACGGGGACGAGAAGATTGTTCTGTTTGATTACCGCATATCCCGGAGCCAGGAAGCGGCCAGGCAGCTTCTGGACGGGATTACAGGATATCTGCAATGTGACGGATTGAATGCCTATGATGTGTTGGAAAAACAAGAGGGCGTGATCCGCATAGGATGTGGGATGCACTCCCGCAGGAAGTTTGAATCTGCCACAGTGGATGGGGCTAAGTCCGGCCGAAGCCTTGGAGAGGCAGGACTTGGTTACTTTAAAAAACTGTATGATCTGGAAGAAAAAATCGGCGAGAAGCCGCCTGATGAGCGGTACCGTCTGAGGCTGGAAATAGCTGAGCCCATCTGGAAAGAGATGAAGGAGTGGGCTGAAGGGCATCAGCCCAAGGTTCCAGCAAAAAGCAAGATCGGAGGGGCCCTCCGCTACTTTTTGAATGAGTATGAGTACCTGACGGGCTACCTCAAGGATGGGCGTCTGGAGGCGGACAATGGCTTTACGGAGAGAGCGATCCGCAAGTATGCCATCGGAAGGAATGCGTGGCTGTTTTCCGACACCCCCGCAGGGGCCGAAGCCAGCAGTATCATGTACAGTTTCACTGTCACAGCCAAAATCAATGGGGTGAACCCCTACGCGGCCATGGTTCGAATGCTCACTGAGCTACCACTGGCCAAATCCCTAGAAGACTTCGAGCGCCTCGCTGAGATCATTTTATCACCTGATTCTCGAGCCTGA